A window of the Oncorhynchus masou masou isolate Uvic2021 chromosome 13, UVic_Omas_1.1, whole genome shotgun sequence genome harbors these coding sequences:
- the LOC135552984 gene encoding microtubule-associated protein 6 homolog, with translation MAWPCITRACCINRFWSELDKADIAVPLVFTKYSDVAEVQHLHPQPPSRQTRTGPITIETQPSHSEQEAAAVKAPPATGAASGKHGCSASVMRQDFREWKDIRPEPSCKPKNEYHPSATPFHNVTQYQKDYKPWPVPKKGDHPWIPKPSPTASFDAQERGVGTTTKHATTEHESGVEKSEIEEKVQEKVSKERKKKPVKKEKTVEKKVSAKMEGQPPADVTVEGKGRAAADALNRQIKQVVSTGTGSSYRNEFKAYKDVKPVKSTKPQSQYKPPADDKDKSSLETSYSATYKGEQAKVQPTDNKLLERRRIRSLYNEPGGKETTKVDKTKTKPKKTTTTSKKVKEKTIAGALSTKKKTSTSTKPDESKPEGGVISKKSKEISNRLAEAKK, from the exons ATGGCCTGGCCGTGCATCACACGGGCTTGCTGCATTAATCGCTTCTGGAGTGAGTTAGACAAAGCGGACATCGCTGTGCCTTTGGTTTTCACGAAATATTCGGATGTGGCTGAGGTGCAGCATCTCCACCCTCAGCCTCCATCTAGACAGACGAGGACCGGCCCCATCACCATAGAAACCCAGCCTTCTCACAGTGAACAGGAGGCGGCGGCGGTAAAGGCACCGCCCGCGACTGGTGCCGCATCAGGAAAACATGGCTGTAGTGCGTCTGTGATGCGCCAGGATTTCAGGGAATGGAAAGATATACGCCCGGAGCCCAGCTGCAAACCCAAGAATGAATATCACCCCTCCGCGACACCTTTCCACAACGTAACACAGTATCAGAAGGATTATAAGCCATGGCCTGTCCCGAAAAAGGGAGACCACCCCTGGATCCCCAAACCCAGCCCAACTGCCTCCTTCGATGCCCAAGAACGTGGCGTGGGAACCACAACGAAACATGCAACTACAGAGCACGAGAGCGGTGTGGAGAAGAGTGAAATTGAAGAAAAGGTGCAAGAGAAAGTATCCAAAGAGAGGAAAAAGAAACCAGTGAAGAAGGAGAAAACTGTAGAAAAGAAAGTGAGTGCCAAAATGGAGGGACAGCCACCGGCAGatgtcactgtggaggggaaaGGAAGGGCAGCAGCAGACGCGCTGAACAGACAGATAAAACAGGTCGTCTCAACTGGCACTGGCAGCTCTTATAG AAATGAGTTCAAGGCGTACAAAGATGTGAAGCCAGTGAAGTCAACCAAGCCCCAGTCTCAGTACAAACCTCCTGCGGATGACAAGGACAAGTCCAGCCTGGAGACCAGCTACAGTGCCACCTACAAGGGGGAGCAGGCTAAGGTGCAGCCCACTGACAACAAGCTGCTGGAGCGCAGGAGAATACGCAGCCTGTACAATGAGCCGGGTGGCAAGGAGACCACCAAG GTGGACAAGACAAAAACCAAACCAAAAAAGACAACGACAACGAGCAAAAAGGTGAAAGAGAAGACCATCGCTGGTGCACTGTCAACCAAGAAGAAAACCTCCACGAGCACCAAGCCAGACGAGTCCAAGCCAGAGGGAGGCGTTATTTCAAAAAAGAGCAAAGAGATAAGCAACAGACTGGCTgaggcaaaaaaataa